The following are encoded together in the Gordonia insulae genome:
- a CDS encoding M23 family metallopeptidase, translating to MAPAGSPAARPHVRTLRRVLAALAELLVIALLLWVLPAVAGADTPRFLLPLQAPVSVVRGFDPPVHRWQPGHRGVDLAAPAGTAVRAAGAGTVQFAGDVAGRPVVSIRHSGDLVTTYEPVRATIPRGQSVRRGEVIGLVVAGHPGCPAEACLHWGARRGRGRSAEYLNPLGLVGAIRVRLKPVGTVVALTRVGVPADAPLAGVRR from the coding sequence ATGGCGCCAGCTGGATCCCCTGCCGCACGACCCCATGTCCGCACACTCCGACGCGTCCTCGCCGCACTGGCCGAACTGCTGGTCATCGCGCTGTTGTTGTGGGTGCTGCCGGCAGTTGCGGGTGCCGACACCCCACGGTTCCTGCTGCCGCTGCAGGCGCCGGTCTCCGTCGTCCGCGGCTTCGACCCGCCCGTCCACCGCTGGCAGCCCGGACATCGCGGCGTCGATCTCGCTGCGCCGGCCGGGACCGCGGTGCGCGCCGCCGGTGCGGGCACGGTACAGTTCGCCGGCGACGTCGCGGGTCGGCCGGTGGTGTCGATCCGCCATTCCGGGGATCTGGTCACCACCTACGAACCGGTTCGCGCGACGATCCCACGTGGTCAGTCGGTACGCCGTGGAGAGGTGATCGGTCTGGTGGTGGCCGGGCATCCGGGCTGCCCGGCCGAAGCCTGCCTCCATTGGGGCGCGCGGCGTGGTCGTGGCCGGTCCGCGGAGTATCTGAATCCGCTCGGCCTGGTCGGTGCGATACGGGTCCGATTGAAACCGGTCGGGACGGTCGTCGCGCTCACGCGCGTGGGTGTGCCTGCCGATGCACCGCTCGCAGGCGTTCGACGCTGA
- the rpsB gene encoding 30S ribosomal protein S2, protein MAVVTMKQLLDSGAHFGHQTRRWNPKMKRFIFTDRNGIYIIDLQQTLTYIDKAYEFVKETVAHGGTILFVGTKKQAQESIAGEATRVGMPYVNQRWLGGMLTNFSTVHKRLQRLKELETMEQTGGFEGRTKKEILMLTREKNKLERTLGGIRDMAKVPSAIWVVDTNKEHIAVGEARKLNIPVIAILDTNCDPDLVDYPIPGNDDAIRSAALLTRVVASAVAEGVQARAGQSSDDSKPEAGGGEPLAEWEQELLTQATAPAGGEAGTTPAQ, encoded by the coding sequence ATGGCTGTCGTGACCATGAAGCAGCTGCTGGACAGCGGCGCACACTTCGGGCACCAGACCCGCCGTTGGAATCCGAAGATGAAGCGATTCATCTTCACCGACCGCAACGGCATCTACATCATCGACCTGCAGCAGACGCTGACCTACATCGACAAGGCGTACGAGTTCGTCAAGGAGACCGTCGCCCACGGTGGCACCATCCTGTTCGTCGGCACCAAGAAGCAGGCCCAGGAATCGATCGCCGGAGAAGCAACCCGCGTCGGCATGCCGTACGTGAACCAGCGCTGGCTCGGCGGCATGCTCACCAACTTCTCGACCGTCCACAAGCGTCTGCAGCGCCTGAAGGAACTCGAGACCATGGAGCAGACCGGTGGTTTCGAGGGTCGCACCAAGAAGGAAATCCTCATGCTCACGCGTGAGAAGAACAAGCTCGAGCGCACCCTCGGTGGTATCCGCGACATGGCCAAGGTGCCGTCGGCGATCTGGGTCGTGGACACCAACAAGGAGCACATCGCTGTCGGTGAGGCACGCAAGCTCAACATCCCGGTCATCGCGATCCTCGACACCAACTGCGATCCCGACCTCGTCGACTACCCGATCCCGGGCAACGACGACGCGATCCGCAGCGCTGCATTGCTGACCCGCGTGGTCGCCTCGGCCGTGGCCGAGGGCGTGCAGGCCCGTGCCGGGCAGTCTTCCGACGACTCCAAGCCGGAGGCAGGCGGCGGCGAGCCGCTGGCCGAGTGGGAGCAGGAACTGCTCACGCAGGCCACCGCTCCCGCCGGTGGCGAGGCCGGTACCACCCCGGCCCAGTAG
- the tsf gene encoding translation elongation factor Ts, protein MANYTAADVKRLRELTGSGMLDCKNALANNDGDFDKAVEELRIKGAKDVGKRAERSTAEGLVAAKDGVLIELNSETDFVAKNAEFQELADQILDAAAAAKTSDVDALKAAALGNGTVDEAVAALSAKIGEKLELRRVAYYDGPVAVYLHKRASDLPPAVGVLVSYTGEGDAAAEAARGAAMQVAALRAKYATRDEVPADVVENERRIAEQTAKEEGKPEQALPKIVEGRVNGFYKDVVLLDQPSVQDSKKTVKALLDDAGVTVKGFTRFEVGQS, encoded by the coding sequence ATGGCGAACTACACCGCAGCCGATGTGAAGCGTCTCCGTGAGCTCACCGGCTCAGGAATGCTGGACTGCAAGAACGCCCTGGCCAACAACGACGGCGACTTCGACAAGGCCGTCGAGGAACTCCGCATCAAGGGCGCCAAGGACGTCGGCAAGCGCGCTGAGCGCTCGACCGCCGAGGGCCTGGTCGCCGCCAAGGACGGCGTGCTGATCGAGCTCAACTCCGAGACCGACTTTGTCGCGAAGAACGCCGAGTTCCAGGAACTCGCCGATCAGATCCTCGATGCCGCGGCCGCCGCCAAGACCAGTGACGTCGACGCCCTCAAGGCCGCCGCGCTGGGCAACGGCACCGTGGACGAGGCCGTCGCTGCGCTCTCGGCCAAGATCGGCGAGAAGCTCGAACTGCGTCGCGTCGCCTACTACGACGGACCCGTCGCCGTGTACCTGCACAAGCGTGCATCGGACCTGCCGCCGGCCGTCGGCGTGCTGGTGTCGTACACCGGTGAAGGTGACGCCGCTGCCGAGGCCGCGCGTGGCGCAGCCATGCAGGTCGCCGCGCTGCGCGCCAAGTACGCGACCCGCGACGAGGTGCCGGCCGACGTGGTGGAGAACGAACGCCGCATCGCCGAGCAGACCGCGAAGGAAGAGGGCAAGCCCGAGCAGGCGCTGCCGAAGATCGTCGAAGGCCGCGTCAACGGCTTCTACAAGGATGTCGTGCTGCTCGACCAGCCGTCGGTGCAGGACTCCAAGAAGACCGTCAAGGCTCTTCTCGACGACGCCGGTGTGACCGTCAAGGGCTTCACCCGCTTCGAGGTCGGCCAGTCCTGA